Proteins encoded by one window of Glycine soja cultivar W05 chromosome 15, ASM419377v2, whole genome shotgun sequence:
- the LOC114388701 gene encoding probable ubiquitin-like-specific protease 2A isoform X4, with protein MTRRTRSSSSSSSSTKKFEVFEFNDEDENVEKTSRRILRKLANPSTSRSRSSPVTKYDFLQAFASGTNSKPLSNDVTADPIDLDSEQEEDEMERSPVEVANKPLEVVVDDSDDGDGGRGHDVVDNQGKCDIPCSIDTLLQHSADEEIPGHSDFVESDFDWKNQSLDVVSDAADSNQISSSSTSTSTSTSNPSEDEVNFGDQLVEHDSAAFEINDIEKVVDVIPDFIQYEDLYSTRSWLTFSCNSLKLDGSTINRTRETFKIEWATEEIIKIESYWFGNIETASIILILKPKDYTEAENTNQNPGFKLLKFAVYDSCWYKAEEAIKLLDMRYTDIWSTFLDIDEENNGNISALGKDCFFSQKHYFPNFDEAFDEVIYPMGEPDAVSISMRDIELLQPQTFINDTIIDFYIKYLKSKLPTDEQNRFHFFNSFFFRKLADLDKDSSSACDGRAAFQRVRKWTRKVNLFEKDYIFIPVNYSLHWSLIAICHPGEVTCFKACILHMDSLRGSHKGLKNVFQSYLCEEWKERHSNVVDDVSSKFLHLRFISLELPQQENLYDCGLFLLHYVERFLEEAPMNFNPFMITKSSNFLSSNWFPPPEASLKRSHIQNLIYDIFENNSLHAPPTDCLDKGHPSEDPSIIVNPKVEEDSLRGCYPALWHGKNPSNSSTELETTDIQYPTASHIRVPICLTGSGLVSKDLQAAVVTSHSDCLQMPACHQRGFLSPLEEIEESGEETALSLERENSQVGILAYDFPSTYVSNDHRASETFQDGFSVNFVEAVESHSHSRTSNTATHEDQPLEKIEESSIPDKIVLEYLSTSGSGDDVKDYIVPDSPDANDVDVSVKSRSSVRNNMNSAAHQIFDLTHNTSVEDNTLVSKEEPLAFDSDERDAKRPKLMNAGGPSRRFTRSMIKRTCNVV; from the exons ATGACTCGGCGCACGcgatcatcttcttcttcttcttcctccaccaaGAAATTCGAAGTTTTTGAGTTCAATGACGAAGACGAGAACGTCGAGAAGACCTCTCGGAGGATTCTCCGCAAGCTCGCGAACCCTAGCACTAGCAGGTCTCGCTCTTCCCCCGTCACCAAATACGACTTCCTCCAAGCCT TTGCGAGCGGTACCAATTCCAAACCTCTCTCCAACGACGTTACCGCCGATCCTATTGACCTCGATTCCGAACAAG AAGAAGATGAAATGGAGCGCTCACCGGTGGAAGTTGCCAACAAACCTTTAGAGGTTGTTGTTGACGACAGCGACGATGGTGATGGCGGCCGTGGTCACGATGTTGTTGATAATCAAGGCAAATGTGATATTCCGTGTTCAATAGACACACTGCTGCAACACTCCGCTGATGAAGAGATTCCAGGCCACTCTGATTTCGTTGAAAGCGATTTTGACTGGAAa AATCAGTCACTTGATGTGGTTTCTGATGCCGCCGATAGTAATCAAATAAGTTCCTCTTCGACTTCAACTTCTACTTCAACTTCAAATCCCTCAGAAGATGAAG TTAACTTCGGAGACCAGCTAGTGGAGCATGATTCTGCTGCATTTGAAATT AACGACATAGAAAAGGTGGTTGATGTCATCCCTGATTTTATTCAATATGAGGATTTATATTCCACTAGGTCTTGGTTAACATTCTCATGCAACTCCCTGAAACTTGACGGCTCAACAATCAATAGAACGAGggaaacttttaaaattgagTGGGCAACTGAAgagattataaaaattgaatcatATTGGTTTGGAAAT ATTGAAACAGCCTCGATCATCCTTATCCTTAAACCAAAGGATTATACAGAAGCTGAAAATACAAATCAAAATCCAG GTTTTAAGCTGTTGAAATTTGCAGTCTATGATTCGTGTTGGTACAAGGCAGAAGAGGCAATCAAACTATTGGACATGAGATACACAGATATATGGAGTACATTTCTTGA TATTGATGAAGAAAACAATGGAAATATTTCTGCATTGGGGAAGGACTGCTTTTTCTCTCAAAAGCATTATTTTCCCAA CTTTGATGAGGCTTTTGATGAGGTTATTTATCCGATGGGGGAGCCTGATGCTGTTTCTATTAGTATGAGAGATATTGAGCTTTTACAGCCTCAGACATTCATTAATGATACTATCATTGACTTTTATATCAA GTATTTGAAAAGTAAACTCCCAACTGATGAACAGAACAGGTTTCACTTTTTCAATAGCTTCTTCTTTCGTAAGCTTGCTGATTTAGACAAAGATTCATCAAGTGCTTGTGATGGTAGAGCAGCATTTCAACGTGTACGCAAATGGACAAGAAAAGTGAACCTTTTTGAAAAGGATTATATCTTCATTCCCGTAAACTACAG TCTTCACTGGAGTTTGATTGCCATTTGTCATCCGGGTGAAGTGACATGCTTCAAAG CTTGCATCTTGCACATGGATTCCCTTAGAGGAAGTCATAAAGGTCTCAAGAATGTTTTCCAAAG TTACCTATGTGAAGAATGGAAAGAGAGGCACAGTAATGTGGTGGATGATGTTTCTTCTAAATTTTTACATCTGAGATTCATCTCACTTGAG cTCCCCCAGCAAGAAAATTTATATGATTGTGGTCTCTTTTTGCTACACTATGTGGAACGTTTTCTGGAAGAAGCTCCAATGAACTTTAACCCtttcatgataacaaagtcCTCCAACTTT tTGAGCAGTAATTGGTTCCCTCCACCAGAGGCTTCTCTGAAACGATCTCATATACAGAAcctaatttatgatatatttgaaaataattcttTGCATGCACCTCCTACTGATTGCCTTGACAAAGGTCATCCCTCTGAAGATCCTTCCATTATTGTCAATCCCAAAGTGGAAGAAGATTCCCTAAGGGGTTGTTATCCAGCCTTGTGGCATGGGAAAAATCCTTCGAATTCCTCTACTGAACTGGAGACTACTGATATTCAGTATCCAACAGCTTCACACATAAGAGTTCCAATATGTTTGACAGGTTCTGGACTTGTTTCCAAGGACTTACAAGCGGCTGTTGTAACTTCACATTCTGATTGTCTGCAGATGCCAGCATGTCATCAGAGGGGCTTCCTGTCACCATTAGAG GAAATTGAAGAGTCTGGTGAGGAGACTGCTTTATcattagagagagaaaattctCAGGTTGGTATATTGGCATATGATTTCCCATCTACATATGTCAGCAATGATCATAGAGCATCAGAAACATTTCAGGATGGATTCTCTGTAAATTTTGTGGAAGCTGTTGAGAGCCATTCTCATTCAAGAACATCGAATACAGCTACTCATGAAGACCAGCCTCTTGAGAAAATCGAGGAGTCCAGCATTCCAGACAAGATAGTACTTGAGTATTTATCAACCTCTGGCTCTGGTGATGATGTTAAAGACTACATTGTTCCGGATTCTCCTGACGCAAATGATGTTGATGTGAGTGTTAAGTCTCGTTCCTCAGTCCGGAATAATATGAATTCAGCAGCCCatcaaatatttgatttgaCTCACAATACAAGTGTTGAAGATAATACTTTAGTTAGCAAGGAAGAGCCACTAGCATTTGATTCTGATGAACGAGATGCCAAGAGGCCAAAGCTTATGAATGCAGGTGGTCCAAGTCGCAGATTCACTAGAAGCATGATAAAAAGAACGTGTAATGTCGTGTAA